The DNA segment TCATACCACAAAACACCACTTTTTTCCCATTGCAATGGCCTTGGACTTAGCCTTCTCTCTTGTAAGTCATTATTCTTGTATTCTAATCGTGTAAGGGGAGTGGGTGAATGAGTACGATGAGGGTTCTTCTCTTGTTGTATTGCTTGTTGCATGCTGTTTCTGCACTGAACTCTGAAGGGGAGACTCTGCTTTCACTCTTGAGGAAGTGGACATGGGTGCCTCCTTCCATAAACTCCAGCTGGCAATGGCAGCATGCCTCTCCGTCTCCATGCTCATGGGCAGGAGTTCAATGTGACCATCATGCCCAGCACGTCGTCTCTCTTAACCTTGCTGGCTTCGGGATTGCCGGTCGCTTAGCACCTGAAATCGGGAATCTCACTCAGTTGCGCCGTTTGGACCTTGCTGCAAACTCGCTCCACGGCCCAATACCTGATACCTTGAAAAACTTGCGCAACTTAAGGTACATAAGCCTTGCTGATAATTTATTCACAGGCCATTTTCCAGCTTCCTTGACTCAACTCTCACAGCTACAAATTGTTCACCTCTCTGACAACAATCTAAACGGTTCCGTCCCCATAAGTATTGGGAACATGACTCAGCTCAAGATCCTGTATCTTCAGGATAACCAATTATCTGGGACAGTTCCCTCATCCATTGGCAACTGCAGCAAACTACAAGAGTTGTTTTTGAATCGGAATCTGTTGCAAGGTGTTCTGCCTCAGAGTCTAAACAACCTCCATGATCTTGCTTATTTTGGTGCTGCCAGCAACAGCCTTACTGGTGCCATTCCATTTCCAGTGGGCTCTTGTAACAATTTAGGGTTTCTGGATCTATCATATAATGTGTTTAGTGGAGGCATTCCCTCTGGCTTGGGGAACTGTAGTGGTTTATCAAAATTGGCTCTTGTCAACTGTAACTTAGTCGGAAGGATTCCATCCTCCTTTGGTTTACTGACCCATCTTTCTTTTCTACATCTTTCTAATAACCGCTTATCCGGAACAATACCTTCCGAAATGGGACACTGCAAGTCTTTGATAGAGTTGCAACTGTATTCCAATCAACTGGAGGGAAATATCCCAAGTGATCTTGGGAATTTGAGTAAACTCAAGGACCTTGAGTTGTTTTCCAATCGATTAAGTGGCGAAATTCCACTGAGCATTTGGAAGATTCAGGGTTTGCAGAATGTCCATGTGTATAACAATCACCTCTCTGGTGAGCTACCTTTGAAAATGACAGAGCTCAAGCACCTGAAGAACATCTCATTGTTCAACAACCGCTTCTCTGGAGTCATACCTCGAAACTTGGGAATTAATAGCAGTTTAGTCCAGCTGGACTTTACAAATAATAGGTTCACCGGCAACATCCCACCAAATCTCTGTTTTGGCAAGAAATTGAGCTTGCTGACTCTAGGCATCAATCAACTTCAAGGTAGCATGCCTCCTGGTTTGGGAAGTTGTACAACTCTTACGAGAATGATTCTCAAACAAAATGCTCTCACTGGGCCTCTTCCTGATTTCGAAAGCAATCCAAATCTCACATATATGGATATCAGCAACAACAGAATTGATGGAGCAATTCCACCCAGTTTGGGAAACTGCAGAAATCTCACCACCTTAATTTTGTCTGCGAACAAATTTTCGGGGCTTATACCTCCGCAACTTGGAAAGCTTGTGAATCTCCGAACCTTGGATCTTGCTCACAACAACTTAGAAGGCTCTGTGCCATCTCAGCTGTCAAATTGTGCCAAAATGGACAAGTTTGATGTGGGATTCAACTCCCTAAATGGTTCATTGTCATCAAGGTTGCAGAGCTGGACAGGGCTAAGCACATTGATTTTGAGAGAGAATCATTTTAGTGGAGGCATCCCATCTTTCATTTCAGAATTTAAAAAGCTTTCTGAATTGCAGCTTGGTGGTAATATGCTTGGAGGCAGAATTCCTGGATCTATTGGAGCATTGCAGAATTTGATCTATGGGTTGAATCTAAGTTCCAATTGGCTGATAGGTGGCATTCCCGTGGAGATTGGAAAACTGAAAAAATTGCAAATATTGGATCTATCTCGGAACAAGTTGACAGGAAGCATACAAGTTCTTGATGAACTCGCCTCATTAGTTGAAATCAACATTTCATACAACTCTTTTCATGGTCCTGTGCCGAAGATGCTAGTGAAGTTGTTAAATTCTTCATTGCCATCATTTTTGGGCAATCCTGGACTGTGTATTAGTTGTTCAACGCGGGATGGCCTGGCTTGCACTAAAAGCAAGTACCTGAAGCCATGCGATAACAAATCACCTAAGCGGAAAGGCCTTAGTAAAGTTGAAATAGTGTTGACAGCAATTGGATCATCCATTTTTGTCATCTTAGCGCTTTATGCGTTTGCTTTTGCTGGGAAGTCAAAGCATGGAgtcaataataacaatagtaTCTGTGGAGAGGAGGGGTCTTCCTCCTTACTTAACAAAGTCATGGAGGCTACAGACAACCTAAGTGAACGGTTTGTCATTGGCAGAGGAGCCCATGGAGTTGTCTACAAAGCCCTGGTGGGTCCCGACCAGGCTTTTGCAGTGAAGAAGTTGGGATTTGGTACAAGCAGATTTAAGAAGTTGAGCATGGTGACAGAGATCCAAACCCTCGGAAGAATTAGGCATCGAAATCTGGTGAAAGTAGAAGACTTTTGGTTGAGAAAAGATTTTGGGCTAATCTTGTACAGGTACATGCCAAATGGGAGCCTCCATGATGTGTTGCATGAAAAGAATCCAAGGCCAGTTGTCTTAGAGTGGAGGGTGCGGTATAAGATAGCTGTTGGGGTTTCTCATGGACTGGCTTATCTCCATTATGATTGTGATCCTCCCATAGTACACCGAGACATCAAGCCAAAGAATATACTTCTGGACTCTGATATGGAGCCTCATATCGCTGACTTTGGCATTGCCAAACTGTTGTC comes from the Arachis duranensis cultivar V14167 chromosome 7, aradu.V14167.gnm2.J7QH, whole genome shotgun sequence genome and includes:
- the LOC107459945 gene encoding receptor-like protein kinase, with the translated sequence MSTMRVLLLLYCLLHAVSALNSEGETLLSLLRKWTWVPPSINSSWQWQHASPSPCSWAGVQCDHHAQHVVSLNLAGFGIAGRLAPEIGNLTQLRRLDLAANSLHGPIPDTLKNLRNLRYISLADNLFTGHFPASLTQLSQLQIVHLSDNNLNGSVPISIGNMTQLKILYLQDNQLSGTVPSSIGNCSKLQELFLNRNLLQGVLPQSLNNLHDLAYFGAASNSLTGAIPFPVGSCNNLGFLDLSYNVFSGGIPSGLGNCSGLSKLALVNCNLVGRIPSSFGLLTHLSFLHLSNNRLSGTIPSEMGHCKSLIELQLYSNQLEGNIPSDLGNLSKLKDLELFSNRLSGEIPLSIWKIQGLQNVHVYNNHLSGELPLKMTELKHLKNISLFNNRFSGVIPRNLGINSSLVQLDFTNNRFTGNIPPNLCFGKKLSLLTLGINQLQGSMPPGLGSCTTLTRMILKQNALTGPLPDFESNPNLTYMDISNNRIDGAIPPSLGNCRNLTTLILSANKFSGLIPPQLGKLVNLRTLDLAHNNLEGSVPSQLSNCAKMDKFDVGFNSLNGSLSSRLQSWTGLSTLILRENHFSGGIPSFISEFKKLSELQLGGNMLGGRIPGSIGALQNLIYGLNLSSNWLIGGIPVEIGKLKKLQILDLSRNKLTGSIQVLDELASLVEINISYNSFHGPVPKMLVKLLNSSLPSFLGNPGLCISCSTRDGLACTKSKYLKPCDNKSPKRKGLSKVEIVLTAIGSSIFVILALYAFAFAGKSKHGVNNNNSICGEEGSSSLLNKVMEATDNLSERFVIGRGAHGVVYKALVGPDQAFAVKKLGFGTSRFKKLSMVTEIQTLGRIRHRNLVKVEDFWLRKDFGLILYRYMPNGSLHDVLHEKNPRPVVLEWRVRYKIAVGVSHGLAYLHYDCDPPIVHRDIKPKNILLDSDMEPHIADFGIAKLLSVLTEKSSSSLSSSLPLGTIGYIAPENAYATTASRESDVYSYGVVLLELLTRKKAADDGDLVGWVGSLWRETAEIGQIVDPGLAQEFIDTHIMEQVTKVLMVALRCTEQDPHNRPPMTLVTKLLSDANPPTTNTNPKG